GAACTCCCAGAATGCAGTCTGTGTATTTGATATGCTGGAAGGCCAGAAAATTGGTGACATTGTGAACGTTTTTGTATTTGATAATACGCAGGGCACACTTTTAGGGGAAACCGTTTCAAAATAAGCTGGCCTTAAAATCAGGCATCGTTTTAAAAATAAATCAGCATAACCTACAAATTAACAATGGAAAAGTTTCAGAAATATTGCCTTGGTGTTTTGTTGGTGATTATATGCAGTAATGCCCCGGCACAGGCAAGCATTACCGGATGCTTTGAAAATGAAGACTGCCGGCAGCTGTATGAATGGTATCAGCATATTTTAAATCCTGATTGCAGCATTTCACAAAAACCTTGTGTAAAGAAAGAGCAGAAGGTCTATCTGGCCATCAGCCGTAAACAACATGCAGCTGATCTTATCGGAACTGTTTTTTGTACGAAGATACAAACCCATTATTATCATGATAAAGCAGGAGCAGAGCTGTTTAAAAAGCAAAAGCACAGCCAGGCCCTGCAGGACTTTGAGAAAAGCAGTAAAGCATACGCTTTCAATGATATTTTATATTTTAAAGCAAAAGTCTCAAAAATCAGGAATAAGGATTATTTAATGCTAGTGAGTTAATAATAAACATCTATTAAAATCATTTTTAACACATTAACTTAATTTTTACAGCAGAATAGTAAAACTGTAAAAATAAATAATCTAAATTACGATGAATATCGAGTTACAAAATATAAAAAACCGTTTCGGAATTATCGGGAATTTTCCTGCTTTAAACCGCGCTTTAGAAAAAGCCATCCAGGTAGCACCCACAGACATTTCTGTTCTGGTTATCGGGGAAAGCGGTGTCGGGAAAGAATTTATCCCGAAAATCATCCATTCAGAATCCAAGAGGAAACACCAGCCTTACATCGTGGTCAACTGCGGAGCCATTCCGGAAGGAACCATTGATTCTGAGTTGTTCGGACATGAAAAAGGGGCATTCACCGGAGCAACAGCCACCCGAAAAGGATATTTTGAAGTGGCAGACGGCGGAACTATTTTCCTTGATGAGGTAGGCGAATTGCCTCTACAGACACAGGTCCGCCTGTTAAGGGTCTTGGAGAGCGGTGAATTCATGAAAGTAGGTTCTTCCCAGGTGCAGAAGACCAATGTAAGGATTGTTGCGGCTACTAATGTTAACATGATGAAGGCCATACAGGACGGAAGGTTCCGTGAAGATTTATTCTACCGTCTGAATACCGTACAGATTGACATGCCGCCTTTAAGAGAAAGAAAAGGGGATATCCACCTGCTGTTCAGGAAATTTGCCATCGATTTTGCGGAAAAATACAGGATGCCTGAGCTGGAGCTGGAACCCGGTGCTGTGCATTATGTTGAAAGCTATGCTTTTCCCGGAAACGTCCGGCAGTTGAGGAACCTGGTGGAGCAGATGACCGTGGTGGAAAGGGAAAGACATGTTAGGGCGGAAAAATTAGCGGAATATATCCCTATGGAAACCCATCTTCCAATGGTGGTTAATA
The sequence above is a segment of the Chryseobacterium sp. JJR-5R genome. Coding sequences within it:
- a CDS encoding sigma-54 dependent transcriptional regulator, producing the protein MNIELQNIKNRFGIIGNFPALNRALEKAIQVAPTDISVLVIGESGVGKEFIPKIIHSESKRKHQPYIVVNCGAIPEGTIDSELFGHEKGAFTGATATRKGYFEVADGGTIFLDEVGELPLQTQVRLLRVLESGEFMKVGSSQVQKTNVRIVAATNVNMMKAIQDGRFREDLFYRLNTVQIDMPPLRERKGDIHLLFRKFAIDFAEKYRMPELELEPGAVHYVESYAFPGNVRQLRNLVEQMTVVERERHVRAEKLAEYIPMETHLPMVVNIPNSQKQSDFGNEREIMYKILFDMRNDINDLKSLTSELIKNRGNTDLSNHEKNLINRIYTPEPQQNAAPNSLLYFENNNSNDHPVVQTPTIMSGPEESYEDIEDIEIEENKPESLSLQNNEKDLIIKALEKHKGRRNKAADELGISQRTLYRKIKQYNLEE